Genomic DNA from Gimesia aquarii:
GGATATTACACCGTTGGCTTCGCATTAAAATTCCCGGAAGCCAGAATATACGCTTACGACATCAAACAGCAATCACAAGAGCATTGTTTACAGTTGGCCCAATTGAATCACTGTGAACAAAGAATTGAGATCAGTGATTTTTGCAGCCCGGAAACCTTATTATCCATTCCCATTTCAAGCAGAGGACTCATTATCTGTGACTGTGAAGGATACGAAGCAGAACTCTTTTCTGATCGAGTGATTGCACATTTAAAAAAATGTGACTTGCTGATTGAACTCCACGATTTTATTGATCTAAATATTTCAAATAAAATCAAACAGCAATTTGCTGATACTCATGAGATCACCATTATCAAGAGCTTAGATGACCTCGAAAAAGCGCGAACCTACCCCATCGCAGAATTAAAAGACTACGATCTCAATGATCGGAGAGAACTATTGCGTGAAAATCGTACCTGCATCATGGACTGGGTCTTTCTGACACCACTAAGTGAAGAAAACTCGCATTAGTTATCACACACACTTTCGAACAGCGTTTCTAATTTCTTCATCCCCGAATCATAACCAAACGTTTTCTCAACACGTTCGCGGGCAGCCGGGACCAAGGATTGCCAGGCTTCAGAATGAGATACGGCATCGAAGATAGACTCTACTAACGCATTGACATCACCGGGCTGAACGAGTCTGCCATATTCTCCATTCCCCAGAATCTCCGCAGGTCCACTAGGACAATCAGTTGAAACAACGGGAATCCGACAAACCATCGCTTCTGCTAATACCAAACCAAATCCTTCATACAATGAAGGCAAACAAAACAGTTGTGCTTCACGATAAAATTGAAAGGGATTACTTTGATAACCTTCTAAAATAACATGGTCACTCAAACGTTTTTGTTTGATCTGTTCTTGCAACGCTTCGCGACAGGGACCTTCCCCTAAAATATGAAATCGTAAATCAGTCAGACCCCGATCATAAACCAGCTTCGCAGCCGCGTCGATCAAATAAGAAAACCCTTTCTGTTGATGAAGCCTCCCACAGCTTACGACATGATATTTTTCTGAATCCAGTTGAAGCGTTCCCTGTTGATACAACTGATCAATTCGTTCGATATTAATGGGATTGTAATGAGTTTGGACCAATTCTGGATCCAAATCGTAAAAGGTAATTGCTGCTTGTCTTACTCCTTCTGAAACGGCAACCACAATTTGTGCAGTTTGATAAGCGCGCTTTAAAATCCGTTTCTTGAAGAACTGAAAACGGTGTTCTGTGCTTATAAAATCATTTTCGGGATCACAGACAATTAATGAGATTCTGTTCGTCTTTGTCTGGGCAGTCGCAGGTCCTGCAATCAGTGTCATGTGGAATGTATGATCGAATACAAGATCAATCTGCTGCTCTTGAATGACTGCCACCAGGTCAGCCACTAGCTGTTGATGGATTCTCCCCGGCCAATTCCACTGAGAAGCTGGTTTGCGTAAGTTGAAAGCAAAAACGGGAACATCTTCTGGAAGCTCATCAAGAAGTGAACCTGAGTGATCAACAAGATACAAGAGCGGGGTAAACCGCTCTCGATTGAGTTTTGCCAATTGATCTAACAGCACACGCTCGGCTCCACCTCCTCCTAAGCTTCCAATTGCAAAAAGAATGCGAATCTTCTTTGTCATCGAATGCTTAAACTAACTCCATTGAGAGGAACCGAGCTTCCTAAACTCTGTCAATCAGAATCGAAATTCGCAGCACTAATCCGTCAAACTACCCGAAACCGTAATGATTAGATTCTCAGGATGAATATATTTTGCAAACGCCTGCTGTGCTGCTTCAGCCGTCACAGCGTTAATTTTTTTCTCCAACTCGGAATAATATTTCATATCCCGTTTGGCAAATAAATTCGCAGTTAGAATCGAAGCCAATGAAGAATCGTTGGTGCGCGAGACTTCCTGCTGTTCCAGATAACCTTTCTGTGCATTGGCAAGCTCTTCCTTGGTGATGCCCTTGGAGCTTAAAAGGGTGAGCTCTTCTTTGATCGCCACTTCTACTTTATTCATGTTTGCAGGATTACAACTGGCGTAAATTGAAATCGAGCCTCGCTCATCAATCGAGTCAGCATGAATGAATGCACCGACACCATATGCCAGGCCTTCTTTCTGACGAACACGATCACCCAAACGGGATGAAAGGCCGCTTGACCCCAGTACCGAACCTGCAACGATGAGGTCGGGATAATCGGGAGAGGACGTATTCATCGGAAATGTCAGACCTGCAAAATAAAAGGCATTTGCTTTGTCAGGAATGATAATCTCTGTGAGGTTACCGGGAATCTGATGCGCCATAGCGGGAATGTGCTTGTAGGCCGCCTTGGACTCCCAGTTCTCCAGCATCGAATTGAGTTGTGAAAATGTCTGATCTTCAGCAAAATCACCAACGACGGCAATTTCACCAACGGAAGCCCCAATGAAGTTCTCATAAAGTGATTGCAGGTCACTCTGCGTTAATGCTTTAATTCGCTTAATCTCCTGGTCAATGTCAGGTACATAGCGAGGGTCTTCAACAGAGTAAGGTCGAAGCTGTCGACGGACCGACAGAATCGCCCGCGATTGCGGGTCAGTCTTTTGTTTCTCAAGCATCGCGATTTGCTGAGTTTTGAGAACTTCCAGTTCTGATTCTGGAAGAGTGGGCTCACGTAAAATGTCTTTCAGAATGTCTAAGACTTTACCCAGATTTTCGCTGCGAGTTTTAATGCCTACAGTTATTTGACCGGGAGAACCAGAAATACTTAATTGTGCACGTAATTTATTCAGTGCATCCTCAATTTCCTGACGAGTCATCTTCTTCGTTCCCCGTTTCATTACCACGGGTAGAAATTCACAGGCGAGCCGTTTTCCATTCAGGTTTACCAGGTTGCCATACCGCAACGTCATCTTCAAATTGACTTCTTCTCCACGTGTCTTCTTTGAAAGCAATGCGACCTTAACACCTGACGATAACGTTTTAACGGTTGTCCGTTTATCAATATTTTCAGGGGAAACATCGAAGTCTTCCCCCATCGCTACCGTTTCACGTCCTTTGTAATCACCAATCATTTTCGCAATGTCGTTGACTTGCGGAATGGAAACTTTTTCACTTTTATCAACGGGTACAAAGATCCCCACTGTGCGGTTATTTTCTTTGAGATAGAGGTCCGCTACACGTTTCACATCTGCAGGAGTCACTTTTTCTAATGCATCGCGATAAAGAAATCGAAGACGCCAATCT
This window encodes:
- a CDS encoding glycosyltransferase; translation: MTKKIRILFAIGSLGGGGAERVLLDQLAKLNRERFTPLLYLVDHSGSLLDELPEDVPVFAFNLRKPASQWNWPGRIHQQLVADLVAVIQEQQIDLVFDHTFHMTLIAGPATAQTKTNRISLIVCDPENDFISTEHRFQFFKKRILKRAYQTAQIVVAVSEGVRQAAITFYDLDPELVQTHYNPINIERIDQLYQQGTLQLDSEKYHVVSCGRLHQQKGFSYLIDAAAKLVYDRGLTDLRFHILGEGPCREALQEQIKQKRLSDHVILEGYQSNPFQFYREAQLFCLPSLYEGFGLVLAEAMVCRIPVVSTDCPSGPAEILGNGEYGRLVQPGDVNALVESIFDAVSHSEAWQSLVPAARERVEKTFGYDSGMKKLETLFESVCDN
- a CDS encoding M16 family metallopeptidase, whose translation is MMNRQKWSLTAGVFLVMSFASNSFLSAAKSPAPPEKVRTVEGITEYSLENGMKVLLFPDPSSPKVTVNLTILVGSRHEGYGETGMAHLLEHMLFKGTPTHKNIPKELQARGAQFNGTTWFDRTNYYETLPASEDNLEFALKMEADRMMNSYVKAEDLASEMTVVRNEFERGENSPSRMLMQKVMGSAFEWHNYGKSTIGNRADIERVPIDRLKKFYKKYYQPDNAVLIVAGKFDQTEALKLINQYFGTIPRPERKLDSTYTEEPPQEGERVVTLRRVGEVPVVGVVYHIPAAAHKDMAALDVLESALTSDPSGVLYQALVKTKKASSVSGSIFALHDPGVLRLIVEVVKGNDPQVILGIMFDTLQTVIDKGISPEDVTRAKEKLLKQYEQAENNSSRLAVELSEWVAMGDWRLRFLYRDALEKVTPADVKRVADLYLKENNRTVGIFVPVDKSEKVSIPQVNDIAKMIGDYKGRETVAMGEDFDVSPENIDKRTTVKTLSSGVKVALLSKKTRGEEVNLKMTLRYGNLVNLNGKRLACEFLPVVMKRGTKKMTRQEIEDALNKLRAQLSISGSPGQITVGIKTRSENLGKVLDILKDILREPTLPESELEVLKTQQIAMLEKQKTDPQSRAILSVRRQLRPYSVEDPRYVPDIDQEIKRIKALTQSDLQSLYENFIGASVGEIAVVGDFAEDQTFSQLNSMLENWESKAAYKHIPAMAHQIPGNLTEIIIPDKANAFYFAGLTFPMNTSSPDYPDLIVAGSVLGSSGLSSRLGDRVRQKEGLAYGVGAFIHADSIDERGSISIYASCNPANMNKVEVAIKEELTLLSSKGITKEELANAQKGYLEQQEVSRTNDSSLASILTANLFAKRDMKYYSELEKKINAVTAEAAQQAFAKYIHPENLIITVSGSLTD